The genomic region AGTCACCGTTGCTGGAATCCGCACCAGAACATGCACATGATCCGCCACCCCACCCACCTCAAGAACCTCGCCTCCCTGCTTCTCGCATTCATCTTTCAGAAGTCGATAAACATTCGGCCGAATATCGGCCGTGATAAACGGCAGACGATCCCATGTCGCCCAAACCAAATGAACAAATAGTTCCGTATGTGTTGCTCTCATAGTCTTGATACTCTTAGACCAATGCACAATCCGGAAACCCAAATATTAAGTTTTTCGAATTGAAGATACCCCTTCGATTTCCTCTGAACCCGCGCAGGCGGGTGACCGTACTTGTAGGCGCGAATGAATTCGCCGGCCTAACGACGTGCGTTGCATACACCTCACTATGATTTGCGTTCCCGTGTCATTCGCAAACAGAGAACGCAAACAAACAAAACCCGCCGGTCTCACGACCGGCGGGCCTCACCTCAAATCCCTACACTACTTCTTAACCCTACGAACACCCCAAACTCGTCCCACACTGCATGCACTTGTAGCAGGCGCCGCTGCGGATCGTGATCGCGCCGCATTCGGGGCACGGAGGCGCGTCGCTTTGGCTGCGGAAGGTTTCGCGCTCGTGGTCGGCGATGGTCGCGGGACCGTCGGAGACGGGGAGTTTGATGACGCCGTTGGTTCCGTTACCGTTCGAGCCATTGCCGTTGCCGTTTTTGGCGGGGGCGGGCGCGGCGACTTCGGGTTCGGGTTCCTGGTCCACGAGGAGGCCGACGTTGTGACGCTCGTTTTTGGCGAGGAACTTCAAAGCCAGCCAGCGGAAGATGTAGTCCATGACGGACTTCGCCATCGGGATGTCTTTGTTGTTCGTGAAGCCGGACGGCTCGAAGCGGCTGTGGATGAACTTGTCCACCAGCGTTGAGAGCGGGACGCCGTACTGCAAGGACAGGGAGATCGCGGTGGCGAAGCTGTCCATCAGGCCGGAGATCGAGGAGCCTTCTTTCGCCATGCGGATGAAGATCTCGCCGGGATCGCCGGTGTCCGGATACAGGCCCACCGTGATGTAGCCCTCGTGGCCGCCGATCGAGAACTTGTGCGTGACCGAGGAGCGCTCGTCGGGCAGGCGGCGGCGCATCGCGTAGGTCTTGTTCTCGGGGGCGACGGTCAGCGTGGCGACCGATGTCTTGTCGGCGGCCGGCTTCTCCTTACTCGTGTTGAGCGGCTGCGTGCGCTTGGAGCCGTCGCGGTAGATCGCGACCGCCTTCAGGCCCAGCTTCCAGCTCTCGATGTAGGTCTCGGCGATCTCTTCCGGCGTGGCGTCGGTGGGGACGTTTACCGTCTTGCTGATCGCGCCGCTGATGAACGGCTGCGCGGCGGCCATCATCTTGATGTGGCCCTTGTAGTGGATCGACCGGGTGCCGTTGCTCGCGCGGAAGGCGCAGTCGAAGATCGGCAGGTGCTCGGTTTTTAATGCGGGCGCGCCTTCAATCGTGTCGTGCTCGTCGATAAAGTCGATGATACTCTTCATCTGATCGTCGGTGTAGCCCAGGCGGGTGAGCGCCTCGGGGACGGTCTGGTTGACGATCTTCATCATGCCGCCGCCGACCAGGCTCTTGTACTTGACGATCGCAATGTCCGGCTCGATGCCGGTGGTGTCGCAGTCCATCAGGAAGCCGATGGTGCCCGTCGGCGCCAGAACCGTCGCCTGCGCGTTGCGGTAGCCGAACTGCTCGCCGACTTCCAGCGCCTCGTCCCAGCTGCGCTGCGCGGCGGCGGCGAGGGTCTCCGGGATGTAACGCGGGTTGATGTCCGCCACGGCGGCGCGGTGCTTGCGGATGACGCGCAGCATCGGATCGCGGTTCTCGGCGTATCCGGAGAACGGGCCGCCGCAGTCGCGGGCGATCTTGGCGGACTGCTCGTAAGCGCGGCCGGTCATGATCGCGGTGACGGCGCCGGCGTAAGCGCGGCCGGCGTCGCTATCGTAGGGCAGGCCCGACGCCATCAGCAGCGCGCCAAGGTTGGCGTAGCCAAGGCCCAGCGTGCGGTAGACGTGCGAGCGCTCCTCAATCTTCTCCGTCGGATAGGCCGCGAAGCCGACCACGATCTCCTGCGCGGTGATCATGATGCGGACGGCGTGCTCGAACGATTCGGTGTCGAACGCGCCCGTGCCCTCCTGGCGGAACTTCATAAGATTGAGCGATGACAGATTACACGCCGTGGAGTTCAGGAACATATACTCCGAGCACGGGTTGCTCGCATAGATGCGATCCGTGTTCGAGCAGGTGTGCCAGTCGTTGATCGTGGTGTCGTACTGCATGCCGGGGTCGCCGCAGACCCAGGTGCCTTCGGCGATGCCGCGCATCAGCTCGCGCGCCTTCACCGTGGCGATGGGCTTGCCGGTCAGGCGGGCCTTGGTTTCCCAGGGGCCATCAGCCTCGACGGCCTGCATGAACTCATCCGAAACGCGAACGCTGTGGTTGGCGTTCTGGAACGGGACGGTGTCGTAGGCGCCGTTGACCACATTGAACGCGCCGGAGTACCCGGCGTCGATCAGCGCGTGCGCCTTCAGCTCGGCGTCCTTTTTGCAGTCGATGAAGTCTTCGATATCCGGGTGATCGACATCCAGAACGCGCATACACGCCGCGCGGCGGGTGCTGCCGCCGCTCTTGATCGAGCCGGCGCTGGCGTCCAGGCCCTTCATGAACGAAATCGGGCCGCTGGAGCGTCCGCCCGCCTGCAAGGGCTCCTTGGAGGAGCGCAGGGTGCTGAGGTTGACGCCGGAGCCGCTGCCATCCTTAAAGAGCATGCCTTCGGTCTTGTACAGATCGAGGATGCTCTCCATCGTATCGTCGACTTCGTTGATGTAGCACG from Capsulimonas corticalis harbors:
- a CDS encoding vitamin B12-dependent ribonucleotide reductase yields the protein MPATAEKKETAPQSVQKAPGSGLTVSRRYTQPGQDVWKTTEWELRKASIVGSDGKVVFEQDGVEIPKDWSQLATNVVVSKYFRGHVGTLEREYSVKQLITRVADKIIEWGRAGKYFATDEDAAAFHDELRYILLHQYAAFNSPVWFNLGWPGRRQAVSACYINEVDDTMESILDLYKTEGMLFKDGSGSGVNLSTLRSSKEPLQAGGRSSGPISFMKGLDASAGSIKSGGSTRRAACMRVLDVDHPDIEDFIDCKKDAELKAHALIDAGYSGAFNVVNGAYDTVPFQNANHSVRVSDEFMQAVEADGPWETKARLTGKPIATVKARELMRGIAEGTWVCGDPGMQYDTTINDWHTCSNTDRIYASNPCSEYMFLNSTACNLSSLNLMKFRQEGTGAFDTESFEHAVRIMITAQEIVVGFAAYPTEKIEERSHVYRTLGLGYANLGALLMASGLPYDSDAGRAYAGAVTAIMTGRAYEQSAKIARDCGGPFSGYAENRDPMLRVIRKHRAAVADINPRYIPETLAAAAQRSWDEALEVGEQFGYRNAQATVLAPTGTIGFLMDCDTTGIEPDIAIVKYKSLVGGGMMKIVNQTVPEALTRLGYTDDQMKSIIDFIDEHDTIEGAPALKTEHLPIFDCAFRASNGTRSIHYKGHIKMMAAAQPFISGAISKTVNVPTDATPEEIAETYIESWKLGLKAVAIYRDGSKRTQPLNTSKEKPAADKTSVATLTVAPENKTYAMRRRLPDERSSVTHKFSIGGHEGYITVGLYPDTGDPGEIFIRMAKEGSSISGLMDSFATAISLSLQYGVPLSTLVDKFIHSRFEPSGFTNNKDIPMAKSVMDYIFRWLALKFLAKNERHNVGLLVDQEPEPEVAAPAPAKNGNGNGSNGNGTNGVIKLPVSDGPATIADHERETFRSQSDAPPCPECGAITIRSGACYKCMQCGTSLGCS